A section of the Pseudomonas sp. FP453 genome encodes:
- a CDS encoding M24 family metallopeptidase, translating to MTAQPKEAVGAAYSIESMRYAQAMTWQAIEHLAQRIRPGMLESEARELGKQVLADLDMQRIWHPLLVRFGANTLKAFNQRSEGDPVLGEDDIFFIDMGAVWQGHEGDAGATFTTGNDADMIACASAAKALFDRVQARWKNDQVVGLELYRYAEEQARAMGWQLNLDIKGHRVSDFPHAIHRGGDLGDFEHYPNAGLWILEIQIAHPSKPYGAFYEDLLA from the coding sequence GTGACCGCACAACCCAAGGAAGCCGTGGGCGCCGCCTACAGCATAGAATCCATGCGCTACGCCCAGGCCATGACCTGGCAAGCCATCGAACACCTCGCCCAACGCATCCGCCCCGGCATGCTGGAGTCCGAAGCCCGAGAACTGGGCAAACAAGTCCTCGCCGACCTCGACATGCAACGCATCTGGCACCCGCTGCTGGTGCGCTTCGGCGCCAACACGCTGAAGGCCTTCAACCAGCGCTCCGAAGGCGATCCGGTGCTGGGCGAAGACGATATCTTCTTCATCGACATGGGCGCCGTATGGCAAGGCCACGAAGGTGACGCCGGCGCCACATTCACCACCGGCAACGATGCAGACATGATCGCCTGCGCCAGCGCCGCCAAAGCGCTGTTCGACCGCGTACAGGCCCGCTGGAAAAACGACCAGGTCGTCGGCCTCGAACTCTACCGCTACGCCGAAGAACAAGCCCGGGCCATGGGCTGGCAACTGAACCTCGACATCAAGGGCCACCGCGTCAGCGACTTCCCCCACGCCATCCACCGTGGCGGCGACCTCGGCGACTTCGAGCACTACCCGAATGCGGGATTGTGGATCCTCGAAATCCAGATCGCCCACCCGAGCAAACCCTACGGCGCCTTCTACGAAGACCTGCTTGCCTGA
- a CDS encoding magnesium and cobalt transport protein CorA, which translates to MGRVVAAAVYSAGKKVTDITLDEGAAWAAKPNHFVWIGLEEPNAQELANLQRQFNLHELAIEDALEKHSRPKLETFGDALFIVTYSPVRENGKLVFIETHIFAGNGYIITARNGHSASYGFVRQRCEARPLLLEHGEDFVLYALLDFVTENYQPVSEAIHAEIDELERNVLCSSLSERDIQKIHGLRRDVLRLKRYVAPMVEISQELQKLSFPFIDKNMRPYFRDVQIHVTRQMEDLTTLRDIASQTIEIGVLLEASRQSVVQRKFAAWAAILAFPTAVAGIYGMNFQNMPELQWHYGYFAVLGFIAFGCTGLWASFKRSGWL; encoded by the coding sequence ATGGGTAGAGTTGTTGCGGCCGCCGTCTACAGCGCCGGTAAGAAAGTTACGGATATCACCCTTGACGAAGGCGCGGCCTGGGCCGCCAAACCCAACCACTTTGTATGGATCGGCCTGGAAGAACCCAACGCCCAGGAGCTGGCCAATCTGCAACGCCAGTTCAACCTGCATGAACTGGCCATCGAAGACGCCCTGGAGAAACACAGCCGCCCGAAGCTGGAAACCTTCGGCGATGCGCTGTTTATCGTCACCTACTCACCGGTGCGCGAGAACGGCAAGCTGGTGTTTATCGAGACCCATATCTTTGCCGGCAACGGCTACATCATCACCGCCCGTAACGGTCACTCGGCGTCCTACGGCTTTGTGCGCCAGCGCTGTGAGGCGCGGCCGCTATTGCTGGAGCATGGGGAAGATTTCGTACTCTATGCGTTGCTGGATTTCGTCACCGAGAACTACCAGCCGGTCAGCGAAGCGATCCATGCCGAGATCGATGAGCTGGAGCGCAACGTGCTGTGCAGCTCATTGAGTGAACGCGACATCCAGAAGATTCACGGCCTGCGCCGCGATGTACTGCGGCTCAAGCGTTATGTGGCACCGATGGTGGAGATCAGCCAGGAGCTGCAGAAGCTGAGCTTTCCGTTTATCGACAAGAACATGCGCCCGTATTTCCGTGATGTGCAGATCCACGTCACGCGGCAGATGGAAGACCTCACCACCCTGCGCGATATCGCCAGCCAGACCATCGAGATCGGTGTGTTGCTGGAGGCCTCGCGCCAGAGCGTGGTGCAGCGCAAATTCGCCGCGTGGGCGGCGATCCTTGCGTTCCCCACGGCGGTGGCGGGAATTTATGGGATGAACTTCCAGAACATGCCCGAGCTGCAATGGCACTACGGCTATTTTGCGGTGCTCGGGTTTATCGCATTTGGCTGCACCGGGCTGTGGGCCAGCTTCAAGCGTTCGGGCTGGCTTTAA
- a CDS encoding crotonase/enoyl-CoA hydratase family protein, producing the protein MSELIAYHLEDGIATLTLSNGKVNAISPDVVSAFNTALDQAEKDRAVVIITGTPGILSGGYDLKVMTAGPKEAIGLVTSGSTLARRLLSHPFPVIVACPGHAVAKGAFLLLSADYRIGVEGPFSIGLNEVAIGMTMHHAGIELARDRLRKSAFHRSVINAEMFDPQGALQAGFLDKVVAPEELHAAALEAARQLKKINMNAHKHTKLKVRKALLEALDDAIIQDQGHNLS; encoded by the coding sequence ATGAGTGAGTTGATTGCTTACCACCTCGAAGACGGTATCGCGACCCTGACGTTGAGCAACGGCAAGGTGAATGCCATTTCTCCCGATGTGGTCAGTGCGTTTAATACAGCGCTGGATCAGGCGGAGAAGGATCGGGCGGTGGTGATCATCACCGGCACGCCGGGGATTTTGTCCGGTGGTTATGATTTGAAGGTCATGACTGCCGGTCCTAAAGAGGCAATCGGTTTGGTGACGTCGGGTTCGACCCTGGCGCGCCGCCTGTTGTCGCACCCGTTCCCGGTGATTGTGGCGTGCCCTGGGCATGCGGTGGCGAAAGGTGCGTTCCTGTTGTTGTCGGCGGATTATCGGATTGGCGTCGAAGGCCCGTTCAGCATTGGCCTGAATGAAGTGGCCATCGGCATGACCATGCACCACGCCGGGATCGAGTTGGCGCGGGATCGTCTGCGCAAATCGGCGTTTCATCGTTCGGTGATCAATGCCGAGATGTTCGACCCGCAGGGCGCGTTGCAGGCTGGCTTCCTGGATAAGGTGGTGGCGCCTGAAGAACTGCACGCTGCCGCCCTGGAAGCCGCACGCCAGTTGAAGAAGATCAATATGAATGCGCACAAGCACACCAAATTGAAGGTGCGCAAAGCGCTGCTGGAGGCCTTGGACGATGCCATCATCCAGGATCAGGGCCATAACCTGAGCTGA
- a CDS encoding c-type cytochrome produces MRMSLIAALGFLSLIHASLSLAENSNGKNLFSQRCAMCHGADLKATEPLANKSTPPTPNLTTPAFKKRLDDYPGVIVSSIILRPNGDLIPRTLRENGVKLAPHTWTIQDLRDLNEYMSGAITKAR; encoded by the coding sequence ATGAGGATGTCACTCATCGCTGCGTTGGGATTTTTATCGCTGATACACGCGTCACTCTCCCTCGCGGAGAATAGCAACGGCAAGAATCTCTTTTCACAGCGATGCGCCATGTGTCACGGAGCCGACCTCAAAGCCACAGAACCACTGGCCAATAAAAGCACCCCGCCTACGCCCAACCTGACTACACCTGCCTTCAAGAAACGGCTGGATGATTACCCGGGCGTCATCGTGTCTTCGATCATCCTTCGCCCCAATGGCGACTTGATTCCACGCACCTTGCGGGAGAACGGGGTAAAGCTCGCGCCGCATACGTGGACCATCCAGGACCTGCGCGACTTGAATGAATACATGAGTGGCGCGATCACTAAAGCCCGATGA
- a CDS encoding amidotransferase, which yields MSLRVCILETDVLRPELVDQYQGYGQMFQRLFSQQPIAAEFIVYNVMNGDYPADDQLFDAYLVTGSKADSFGTDPWIQTLKTYLLNRYERGDKLLGICFGHQLLALLLGGKSERASQGWGVGIHNYQMAAKAPWISPVVEELTLLISHQDQVTALPENATVIASSDFCPFAAYHINDQVLCFQGHPEFIHDYSRALLDIRQQNLGEQIYSSGVASLEHDHHGVTVAEWMMRFVAHKPGAAA from the coding sequence ATGTCGCTACGCGTCTGCATTCTGGAAACCGATGTCCTGCGCCCGGAGTTGGTGGATCAATATCAGGGTTATGGGCAGATGTTCCAGCGTCTGTTTTCCCAGCAGCCGATTGCGGCCGAGTTCATCGTCTATAACGTGATGAATGGCGATTACCCGGCGGACGACCAGTTGTTCGATGCCTACCTCGTCACCGGCAGCAAGGCCGACTCCTTCGGCACCGACCCATGGATCCAGACCCTCAAGACCTACCTGCTCAACCGCTACGAGCGCGGCGACAAACTGTTGGGCATCTGCTTCGGCCACCAGTTGCTGGCGCTGCTGCTGGGCGGCAAGAGCGAGCGCGCGAGCCAAGGCTGGGGCGTGGGCATCCACAACTATCAAATGGCCGCCAAGGCACCGTGGATCAGCCCGGTGGTGGAGGAACTGACCCTGTTGATCAGCCACCAGGACCAGGTCACCGCGCTACCGGAAAACGCCACCGTCATCGCCTCCAGCGATTTCTGCCCGTTTGCCGCGTACCACATCAATGATCAGGTGCTGTGCTTCCAGGGCCACCCGGAATTTATCCACGATTACTCCCGCGCCTTGCTGGATATTCGCCAGCAGAACCTCGGCGAGCAGATCTACAGCAGCGGCGTGGCCAGCCTGGAACATGACCACCACGGCGTGACCGTGGCGGAATGGATGATGCGCTTTGTGGCGCACAAGCCCGGCGCTGCGGCTTAA
- a CDS encoding fimbrial protein: MFRKLYRYQHDALEKFIGQAYSSSAAAACASNSSALTINFGKNLTQSITTPQDVPNGTVLYSETSAVMPKFDLYCQNATLGFNVNPALGSATTGTVFPLGVPGLSFRIYFGGFYVATPALESGNITFFYPSTSYRLEIIKSGELLSQSPVPAISLGEFRGDNLKVITFNLINPVTVNAASCQTPSVFVAMGDDYQLFEFDNTGDAPRPIKFDLSLNNCQRGIQKVTYQLQANTPVIDAQKGIVALSGASTAKGIGLQLKNDAGQPIVLNTPYVFSGFNTTGTDFKIPLTAAYIRLADSTLQAGSANSEVTFIVNYL, from the coding sequence TTGTTCAGAAAACTCTATCGGTATCAACATGACGCTTTGGAAAAGTTTATTGGCCAGGCTTACTCATCGAGTGCTGCAGCAGCCTGCGCCTCGAATAGCAGCGCACTTACCATTAATTTCGGAAAAAATCTAACTCAGAGCATTACGACACCCCAAGATGTACCGAACGGAACGGTACTTTACTCGGAAACTTCCGCGGTAATGCCAAAGTTTGACCTTTATTGCCAAAACGCAACACTCGGCTTTAACGTCAATCCTGCTTTGGGTAGTGCGACCACTGGAACGGTCTTTCCTTTAGGAGTGCCAGGGCTCTCGTTCCGAATATATTTCGGTGGCTTTTATGTAGCCACGCCAGCACTTGAATCCGGTAACATCACCTTTTTCTACCCCTCTACAAGTTACCGCCTTGAAATCATCAAGTCTGGCGAGCTTTTATCACAGAGCCCGGTCCCTGCAATCTCACTGGGAGAGTTCCGAGGCGATAACTTGAAAGTAATCACGTTCAACCTAATCAATCCAGTGACGGTGAATGCTGCGTCCTGCCAAACACCGTCGGTATTTGTGGCGATGGGTGACGATTACCAATTGTTTGAATTCGACAACACTGGCGACGCGCCTCGCCCCATAAAATTCGACCTGTCGTTGAACAACTGCCAACGAGGAATACAAAAAGTCACTTACCAACTCCAGGCCAATACGCCGGTCATCGACGCGCAAAAAGGCATTGTCGCACTGAGCGGCGCATCCACCGCCAAAGGCATCGGCTTGCAGCTGAAGAACGATGCAGGCCAACCCATTGTGCTAAACACGCCTTATGTATTCAGCGGGTTCAACACCACGGGTACCGACTTCAAAATCCCGTTAACCGCCGCTTATATTCGCCTGGCGGACAGCACCCTCCAAGCTGGCAGCGCCAATTCGGAAGTCACCTTTATCGTGAATTACCTGTAA
- a CDS encoding DUF2784 domain-containing protein gives MLYRLAADSLVLFHLSFILFVLFGGLLALKWHRVMWLHLPAVAWGIAVEVLHLPCPLTRWENLLRHLAGQDGYGAGFIEHYILALIYPAGLTPDIQLVLGAVVVAINVAVYGWLIRALRTGLRQLGW, from the coding sequence ATGCTCTACCGCCTTGCCGCCGACAGCCTGGTGCTGTTTCACCTCAGCTTTATCCTGTTCGTGTTGTTTGGCGGGTTGCTCGCCCTCAAATGGCACCGCGTGATGTGGTTGCACCTGCCCGCCGTGGCATGGGGCATCGCCGTCGAGGTGCTGCACCTGCCCTGCCCGCTGACCCGCTGGGAAAACCTGCTGCGCCACCTCGCCGGGCAGGACGGCTATGGCGCCGGGTTTATCGAACACTACATCCTCGCGCTGATTTATCCCGCCGGGCTGACGCCGGATATCCAGTTGGTGCTGGGCGCCGTGGTGGTGGCGATCAATGTCGCGGTGTACGGCTGGCTGATCCGGGCGTTACGTACAGGCTTGAGACAGCTCGGCTGGTGA
- a CDS encoding 1-acyl-sn-glycerol-3-phosphate acyltransferase, whose protein sequence is MLFLLRMLLMGLHFMIAGVLGVLVGICRPFNPDNSRLCARLYALPAMWILGLNVKTDVDSLRDKPSGCVIIANHQSNYDLFVFGNVVPYRTVCIAKKSLKWVPLFGQLFWLAGNVLIDRGNAHKARRAMLTTTDTLQHKDTSIWVFPEGTRNLGKGLLPFKKGAFHMAIAAGVPIVQVCVSNYVTHMRLNRWNSGDVLIRSLPPIPTVGMTVDDVPRLMQACQAQMEACIAQMDLELRVG, encoded by the coding sequence ATGCTTTTTCTGTTGCGTATGTTGTTGATGGGCCTGCATTTTATGATCGCGGGCGTGCTAGGCGTGCTCGTCGGGATCTGCCGGCCGTTCAACCCGGACAACAGTCGCCTGTGCGCACGCCTCTATGCGTTGCCGGCCATGTGGATCCTGGGGCTGAACGTCAAGACCGATGTGGATTCGCTGCGAGACAAGCCCAGCGGTTGCGTGATCATCGCCAACCACCAGTCCAACTATGACCTGTTTGTGTTTGGCAACGTGGTGCCCTATCGCACCGTGTGCATCGCCAAGAAAAGCCTGAAGTGGGTGCCGCTGTTCGGCCAGTTGTTCTGGCTGGCGGGCAATGTGCTGATCGACCGGGGCAACGCGCACAAGGCGCGCCGGGCGATGCTCACCACCACCGATACGTTGCAACACAAGGACACGTCGATCTGGGTGTTCCCGGAAGGTACGCGCAATCTGGGCAAGGGGTTGCTGCCGTTCAAGAAAGGCGCGTTCCATATGGCGATTGCGGCCGGCGTGCCGATCGTGCAGGTGTGCGTGAGCAATTACGTCACGCATATGCGGCTGAATCGCTGGAACAGTGGTGATGTGCTCATACGCTCGTTGCCGCCGATTCCTACGGTTGGGATGACGGTGGATGACGTGCCGAGGTTGATGCAGGCGTGTCAGGCGCAGATGGAAGCTTGCATTGCGCAGATGGATCTTGAGTTGCGGGTGGGCTAA
- a CDS encoding gamma-glutamylcyclotransferase family protein, with product MERSTEPPVLLFSYGTLQDKAVQLANFGRELAGQHDAMLGYTKSWVEITDPEVLATSGKTHHPIVAPTTENGHSVEGMVFQITEKELAAADAYEVSDYKRVSVALASGLTAWVYVQA from the coding sequence ATGGAACGCTCCACCGAGCCCCCCGTGCTGCTTTTTTCCTACGGCACATTGCAGGACAAAGCCGTACAACTGGCCAACTTCGGCCGCGAGCTGGCGGGCCAGCACGATGCAATGCTCGGCTACACAAAAAGCTGGGTAGAGATCACCGATCCCGAAGTGCTGGCCACCAGCGGCAAAACCCATCACCCGATCGTGGCGCCCACGACCGAAAACGGCCACAGCGTGGAGGGCATGGTCTTTCAGATCACCGAGAAAGAACTGGCGGCGGCGGATGCGTATGAAGTGTCGGACTACAAGCGGGTGTCGGTAGCCCTGGCGTCAGGGCTGACGGCTTGGGTGTACGTGCAGGCATAA
- a CDS encoding HAD-IA family hydrolase — MNAPRTAGPIKAVIFDMDGLLLDTEGIYTEVTQIIAERYGRTYDWGIKQHIIGRGAQDLAEYVVKALDLPITPAEFLVIREPLMSERFPKALGMPGAEALVRHLKAHNIPIAVGTSSSRNSFGHKTTLHREWFGLFDTIVTADDPEVGAAKPAPDIFLTAARRLGVAPEDCLVFEDSPFGVTAAKAANMTAIAVPDEAMADSKYQHADQIIRKLAEFDLAAYGLPPLR, encoded by the coding sequence ATGAACGCACCGCGTACCGCCGGCCCGATCAAGGCCGTGATTTTCGATATGGACGGTTTGTTGCTGGATACGGAAGGCATCTACACCGAAGTCACGCAGATCATCGCCGAACGCTATGGTCGCACCTATGACTGGGGGATCAAGCAGCACATCATCGGCCGTGGCGCGCAGGACTTGGCCGAGTATGTGGTCAAGGCGCTGGACCTGCCGATCACCCCGGCGGAGTTCCTGGTGATTCGCGAGCCGCTGATGAGCGAGCGCTTTCCCAAGGCCCTGGGCATGCCCGGCGCCGAAGCGCTGGTGCGGCACTTGAAGGCGCACAATATTCCGATTGCCGTGGGCACCAGTTCGTCGCGCAATTCGTTTGGGCACAAGACCACGTTGCACCGCGAATGGTTTGGCTTGTTCGATACCATCGTCACCGCCGATGACCCGGAAGTCGGCGCCGCCAAACCTGCGCCGGATATCTTCCTCACCGCCGCCCGCCGTTTGGGCGTTGCGCCCGAGGATTGCCTGGTGTTCGAGGATTCGCCGTTCGGTGTGACCGCTGCGAAGGCCGCCAACATGACCGCCATCGCCGTGCCGGATGAGGCCATGGCCGACAGTAAGTACCAGCATGCGGATCAGATCATTCGCAAGCTCGCCGAGTTTGACCTGGCGGCCTACGGCCTGCCGCCATTGCGCTGA